A window of Streptomyces puniciscabiei genomic DNA:
CCGATTTCGGCCCACGGCACCCCCTGACCGCCCCCTGGCCGCCCTCTTGACCCGCCTCTGCGGCGATGCCACTTTTATCGATACAAACGATCTCGGATCGGAGTACGTCCGTGCCCACCGCCACCGCGATCATCCCCAACCTGCGCCGGCCCGGCGGCTGTTCCGCCGACGAGTACCACTGGAGGGACGGCCTCGGACCGCGCGCACGGCGACCCCGTATGGCCCCACGCGTCCAGCACCAGGCCGACGGCGACGGCGTTCGGGTCACGGACCGGGGGCTCGAGCTGACCCTGCCCCCGCACTCCTTCGTGACCGTCCAGGCGCCCATGACCGTGGCGGACTGAGCGATGGCGATGGTGGACCGGCCCCTTCCGGACCGGCGGCTGCGTCCCCCGATGGGCTGGAACAGCTGGGACTGCTACGGCACGACCGTCACCGAGGACGAGGTGCTCGGCAACGCGCGCTTCATGGCCGGCCACCTGCTCGCCCACGGCTGGGACACGGTGGTGGTGGACATCCAGTGGTACGAGCCGACGGCCCGCGCCCACGGCTACAACGCGGACGCGCCGCTGGTCCTGGACGCGTACGGCCGCCAGCTCCCGGCGCCGAACCGGTTTCCTTCGGCCGCCGGCGGGGCCGGCTTCGCCCCGCTGGCCCGGCGGGTGCACGACCTGGGGCTGCGCTTCGGCCTGCACATCATGCGGGGTGTCCCGCGCCGCGCCGTCGCCGCCCGGCTCCCGGTCCTCGGGACGGAGTTCACCGCCGACGAGATCGCGGACACCGGTTCGGTGTGCCCCTGGAACTCCGACAACTTCGGCCTGGACCACGACCACCCGGGCGCCCAGGCCTACTACGACTCCCAGGTCGCCCAATTCGCGGCGTGGGGCGTGGACTTCGTGAAGGCCGACGACATGCTCTTCCCGTACCACGAGCGGGAGATCGCCGCCTACGCACGGGCGGTCGAGCGCTGCGGCCGGCCGATCGAGCTGAGCCTGTCCCCCGGCACCGACGTGTCCCTGGCCCGGCTGGACCACCTGCGCGAGCACGCCACGATGTGGCGGGTCTGCGACGACCTGTGGGACCGGTGGGAGGACGTCGAGGCCCAGTTCGCCCGGATGGCGCGATGGGCGCCTTGGCAGGGCCGGGGCGGCTGGGCGGACGCCGACATGCTGCCGCTCGGCCGCATCGGCATCCGTGCCGAACGCGGCGAGGACCGGCTGTCCCGGCTCACCCGGCCCGAGCAGATCAGTCTGCTCACCCTGTGGCTGGTCTCCCGTTCCCCGCTGATGATGGGCGGCGACCTGCCGACCAGCCCGCCGGAGACCGTCGAACTCCTCACCAACGACGAGGCGTTGGCCGTCCTCATGCACAGTACCGGCAACCGCGAGGTGCTGCGCGAGGGCGACCTGGTGCTGTGGACCGCCCGCGACACCGACGGCCGTACCCGGTACGCCGCCGTGTTCTCCCTGGCCGACCGGCCCCGGCGGTACGAGGTGCCGCTCGGCTCGATCGGTGCCCGCCCGGCCGATCGCGTCCGGGAGCTGTGGACCCGCACCGCGGTGGCGCACGACGGCCGGCACCTGGCGGTGGACCTGCCCGCGCATGGCGGCGCGCTCTGTCGTCTGGCGCAGGACGGCTGACGGGCGGGCACCGGCGGCGTTCCGCGCAGGACACCGGTCAGGAGTGAGCGTGGCGACGATCCAGGACGTGGCGAAGGCGGCCGGCGTGTCGGCCATGACGGTCTCCCACGTCATCAACGACCGTCCCCACGTCCGGCCCGCCACCCGCGAGCGCGTCCTCGCGGCGATGGCCCGGCTCGACTACCGGGTCAACGTGGCGGCCCGCAACCTCCGCAAGGGCCGCACCGGCACCATCAGGCTCGCGGTGCCCGAGGTGAACCGCCCGTACTACGGCCGGCTGGCCGGGGCCGTCATCGCCGCGGCGGGCCGGCACGGGCTGCGGGTGAGCATCGAGCAGACCGAGGCCCGCCGGGAGAACGAGCTGGCGGCGCTGCCCCAGTCCCGCAAACGGCTCTGCGACGGGCTGATCCTGAGCACCGTCGGCATGGGCCCGGCCGACGTGGAGGCGCTCAGGGTGGACCACCCGGTGGTGATCCTCGGCGAGCGGATCTTCGGTGGGCCCGTGGACCATGTCGCCATGCCCGACGTCGAGGCGTCGGCGGCCGCCACCGGGCATCTGATCGAGCGGGGCTGCCGGCGCGTGGCCGTCGTGTGCGGGGAACTGCGGGACGAGGTCGACGTGTCGAGCCCGCGGCACAGCGGCTACCGGCAGGCGGTGGCCGCGGCCGGTCTGCCCGGGGACCCGGAGCTGGTGCGGAGCGTGCCCGCGCTCACCATGGCGGCGGGGCCCGGCAGGCGCGGTCGATGGTCGCGGACGGGCTGGAATTCGACGGTGTGTTCTGTGTGACGGACACCGTGGCCATGGGCGTGCTGCGCGGTCTCGCGGACGCGGGGGTGCGGGTGCCCGAGCGGGTCAAGGTGATCGGCTTCGACAACGTCGACGAGAGCGCGTTTCTCGTCCCCCTCGCTGTCCACGGTGGATCCGGATCACGACCTGATGGCGAGGCGGACCGTCGCCCTGCTCGTTGCGCGGCTCGGGAGTGCGGGTCCGCCGGTGGCTCGGGAGGAGTTCGTCGGCCCGTTCTCCCTGCTGATCCGCGAGTCGACAGGCGGGAGTCGACGGGCGGCTGATCCCTTCACCACTCCCCCATTTGCCTAAAGCCTTTAGGAAGCTCCATAATCTCTTACGGCAGGAGGGAGAGACGTCATGGTGCGCGCCGGGCTGACCACCGAGCGCCTCGTCCACGCGGGTGCGGAACTCGCCGACGAGGTCGGCTTCGACCAGGTGACCGTGTCCGCGCTGGCCCGGCGGTTCGACGTCAAGGTCGCGAGTCTGTACTCGCACCTGAAGAACTCCCAGGACCTCAAGACCCGGATCGCACTGCTCGCCCTGGAGGAACTGGCCGACCGCGCCGCCGACGCGCTCGCCGGCCGGGCCGGCAAGGACGCCCTCGTCGCGTTCGCCGACGTGTACCGCGACTACGCCCGCGCACACCCCGGCCGCTATACGGCGGCCCGACACCCGCTGGATCCCGAGGCGGCGGCCGCGAGCGCGGGGGGCCGGCACGCGCAGATGACCCGGGCGATCCTGCGCGGCTACGACCTGGCCGAGCCCGACCAGACCCACGCGGTCCGGCTCCTCGGCAGCGTCTTCCACGGCTTCGTCGCCCTGGAGACGGCCGGCGGATTCAGCCACAGCACCCCCGACTCGGAGGAGTCCTGGAACCGGATCCTTCAGGCCCTCGACTCCCTGCTGCGCAACTGGCCCACCCCATGACCCCGGAGACACAGGCCGACACCATGCACACCACCCCGCTCACCGCCGAACTCGTCCGCGGCGCCCTCGATCTGGAACGCACCGCCCACGGACTGCTGCCGCACCGGCTGCCCGCCCGCGCCCGCGCGCAGTGCGCCGATCCCCAGCTGGCCATGGCGGAGTCCCAGCCCTCGGGTGTACGGCTGGTCTTCCGCACGCGTGCGACCACCGTCGAGCTGGACACCCTGCCGACCAAGCGGGTCTACGTCGGCGCACCGCCGCGCCCGGACGGCGTGTACGAGGTGCTCGTCGACGGACGTCCGGCGGGCAGCGGCCGGGTCACCGGCGGCAGCACTCTCACCATCGACATGACCACCGGCACGACCGAGCACCGGCCGGGCCCGGTCGGCACCGTGCGGTTCTCCGGGCTGCCCGGCACCGAGAAGGTCGTGGAGATCTGGCTGCCGCACGACGAGACGACGGAACTCGTCGCCCTGCGCACCGACGCTCCCCTCGAGGCCGTACCGGATCAGGGGCGCAAGATCTGGCTGCATCACGGCAGTTCCATCAGCCACGGCTCGGACGCCGCGAGCCCGACCACCACCTGGCCGGCGCTCGCCGCGTCCCTCGGCGGGGTGGACCTGATCAATCTGGGGCTGAGCGGCAGCGCCCTGCTCGACCCGTTCACCGCTCGCGCCCTGCGCGACACCCCGGCCGACCTGATCAGCGTCAAGCTCGGCATCAACGTGGTCAACGCCGATCTGATGCGGCTGCGGGCATTCGGTCCCGCCGTCCACGGCTTCCTCGACACCATCCGCGACGGGCACCCCGACACGCCGCTGCTCGTCGTCTCGCCGATCCTGTGCCCCATCCATGAGGACACGCCGGGCCCCAGTCTCCCGGACTTCACCACCGTGAGCGAGGGACGGCTGCGGTTCCGGGCCGCCGGGGACCCGGCGGAGAAGGCGAGCGGAAAACTCACCCTGCAGGTCGTCCGGGAGGAGCTGGCCCGGATCGTGCGCGAGCGGTCGGCCGAGGACCCGCGGCTGTCCTACCTGGACGGCCGCGAGCTGTACGGCGAGGCCGACTTCGGTGAACTGCCGCTGCCGGACGGCCTGCACCCGGACGCCGCCGCGCACCGCCGGATCGGCGAACGGTTCGCGGCGCTGGCGTTCGCGCCGGGCGGCCCCTTCGGGGACGGCACCGCCTGATCCGCACGGTGCGGGCTCACACGAGGTGGCCGAAGACGACGAGATTGTCGGTGTAGTCCTTCGCGTCGTGGTCGTACTCCCCCGCACAGGTGATCAGCCGCACCTCGGGGCGCTCGGCGTCGGCGTAGACCCGCTCGCTGGGGAAGGCGTCCTTGGCGAAGGTCTCCTTGTCGTCCACGACGAAGTCGGCGTCGCGCCCGTCGGCGCGTTCCACGGTGAAGCGGTCGCCGGGCTGCAGCTCGTTCAGGTTGGCGAAGACGGCCGCGGAGGTCTTCGTGTCGACGTGCCCTGCGATGATCGCGGTGCCCTTCTCGCCGGGGGAGGCGCCCTTGGCGTACCAGCCGACGAGGTTGGTGTCCCCCGCCGGTGGCGGCTCGAGCTGTCCCGAGGCGCCGATGTTCAGGGTGGTGAAGGGGGCGTCCACGGCGATCTTCGGAATGAGCAGACGGGTCGGTGTGGATCGGGGCAGCTCCGTGTCGTCCTGGTGCGGGTCGGCCTGCTGCGGATCCGTGCGCTGCGGTTCGATCTGCTTCGGGTCGGACTTCAGCGGGTCCGTCTGTTGCGGATCGGCCTGGGCGGCGGCGCTCGAGCCCGCGGCACGGGACGCCTGCGCGGAGCCGTCCGAGGTGTGGTGGCCGCCGAACAGGCTGACGGCGAGGACGACGATCGCCACGCCCCACAGCGTCAGCCGCCGCCCGCCACGGCCGGAACTCCGCCCGTCCGCCCGCGATTCCGCGGAGGTCGGGGAGGAGGGATCTGCTGCCATCGGACACCACCTCACTCGGGCACGGCAGCACGGGGATCTGGACAAGGGCGCCGGAACATCTCCCGGCGCACGGGGAGGGACGTACAGGGGCGCCTGCGCATGGGAAACCGATGTGCGCGCAGCCGTCGGGGAGGGCCAGCGGGTGCGGGCCGCCGACACGGTGGGGCATCGGCGGCGGCCGCAGCCTCTGGAACGAGTCGTGCGGTCAGGACGCCGGCTGGCCGGCCTTCTTGCGGCGCAGCAGGTACATTCCGCCGGCACCTACGGCCAGCACGCCCAGGCCGCCCGCGGTGACGCCCGGCGTGGCGAGCGCGCCGCCACCGGTGTGCATGCCACCGTGCGGCCTCTCGTGGTCGCCGCGCTCGTCGTGGTCGCGGCCACCCTCGCCCCCACCTTCACGCCCACCTTCACGGCCCCCGTCCCGGCCGCCTTCACGACCGCCGTCCCGGCCGCCGTCCTCGTGACCCGAGCCCCAGTCGTCACCGCGCAGAGTGGCGAGCGCACCGCCACCCGTGTGCACGCCGCCATGCGGCCCGCGGCCCTTGTCGTGCCCGCCGCGGCCCTTGTCGTGATCGCCCCCACCGTGCTCGTCGCCGCCGTGCTCGTCACCCCCACCGTGCTCGTCACCCCCACCGTGCTCCTCGCCCCCGCCGTGGTCGTCGTCACGGCCCTCTTGCTGACCGTGCTCGTCGTCGCCCCGGTCGTCACCGTGGCCGTCACCTCGCACCGCGGCCAGCGCTCCGCCACCCGTGTGCATTCCACCGCGCGGCTCGCCGTGTCCACGGCCCCTGCCGTGGCTGTCGCCGTGATCATTGTCGTGGTCGCGGCCGGAGTCGTCGTCGCGGCCGTGGTTCTCGTCGGAACCCCGGTCGTGGTCCTGGCTGTAAGAGGAGTCGTCTCGGCCTCCGTCGTCACCCGCGGGAACGGCGAAGGCGGCACTGGGCGCGCCGAAGGTCAGTGCGGCGGTCGCTGCCGCCGTGGCCAGAAGCATGCGGGCAGAACGCATAGCTATGTCCTTCCGCCGTGGCCGGGCAGCGGAATCCTCATCAGCTGGACAGACCCGGCCTCGACATGAACCACCGTCAGCGAGTGCGCAAGCTCCCACCATCCGAGCCACCCAGCCGGGTCATCGCGCCACCCGTATGTCCCAGCGATCCGGTCTGCACGGCCCCTCGTCCGGGCGAATCACCCGGCGCGCCGCGCGGCCCTCGGCCGGTCGAGTGCCGCATGCCCCGCCCTCGCCCACACACCGAAGGGTCGCTTCGTCGGTCCGCCCCCTACGACCCGAAGAACCGCGGAGCCGTCCCTGCGGGCAACAGCAGCCAGCGGGTGGTCGACCGCCGGACCCCCGTGCTTCCGCGCGGGCACACCCTTGTTATGACTGCCGTCATAACGCAGTCTGGTGTCGACGGCATGCGGTAGGTCCTGAGTGGCGGGGAGGCAACGGTGGCGGACGCGATGGCGCGGGCCCTGTGGGAACGGTACGAACCGGTGCACGATCTCGTGTACTTCACCCCGGAGGTGCGCCGGACGGCGGACGCGCTCGGGATGCGCGGATTCTGGATGGGCTACTTCGCGCTGCGCGCCGCACCGCTCGGCGCGGTTCCCCCGTCCGTCGTGACGAGCTGCTTCTACGTCTTCCACCCGGCCAGAGTGGCCCGGGCCCTGCCGGACGCCTGGACGTACGCGGCTCCCGCCGATGTGCTGGTCGCCCGACAGGACGCCCTCCACGCGGCGATGACCCGCCTGTTCGGACCGGACACCGTCGGCTCGGCCGAGTTCACGGAGGCCGCCGACCTCGCCTGGGAAGCGGCTGCCGCGGCGGACACCACGGGCCGCGTGCTGGCCGCGGCCAACCAGGCACTGGAACGCCCGGACCGCCCCACCGCGCGGCTGTGGCAGGGCCTGACGACCCTGCGCGAACACCGGGGTGACGGGCACGTCGCGGTACTGGTGAGTCAGGGAATCGGGCCGGTCGAGGCCATGGTGCTCAAGGCGGCCGCAGGCGAATCCGACGGCGCGTTCCTGCGGGAGACACGCAAGTGGGACGAGGCGGACTGGGAGGCGGCGGGGGTACGCCTGCGTGAGCGGAGCCTGCTCGCGGCCGACGGGTCGCTCACGCCGGCCGGCGCGGCCGTCCGCGCGGAGGTGGAGGCGCTCACGGACGCGGCGGCGGAGCAGGCCTGGGCCGCCCTCGGCACCGACCGCAGCGCCCGCCTGGCCGGCCTGCTGGATCCCCTGGCCCACATGGTCGAGGCCTCGGGGCTGCTGCCGCCGGGCAATCCGGTGGGGCTGACGCGGCGGAGCCACCCGGCCGGCCGCTGACCGAGTCCCGAACCACCCGGGTGGACCCGCCGGCGCCCCCTTCCCGGGATGCCGGGTCGGGGACACCGTACGGACGGCCGGGTGTGTGCCGGTTACCAGGTCACCGGCAGCCGTTCGGGGATGCGCTTCATGAAGCCGGTGCGCCACACCAGTTGGCCCGGGGGCACGGCGAGGGCGAGGTCCGGCAGGCGGTCGAGGAGGACCTCCAGGGCGATCCGGGCGTGTGCGCGGCCGAGTGCGGTCGCGGGGCAGTAGTGGGCGCCGCCGCCGAAGGAGAGGTGGTCGGCGGTGTTGTCGCGGTGGACGTCGAAGCGGTGCGGGTCGGGGAACTTCTCCGGGTCCAGATTGGCGCCCTCGACCAGGACCAGGACCAGTTCGCCGGCCCGTATGTCGACATCGCCCAGCCGGACGTCCTCCAGGGCCAGGCGGGGCAGGGCATCGCCGATGGAGAGGTTGACCCGCAGCAGCTCCTCGACGCCGGGGCCGATCAGGTCCGGCCGGTCGCGCAGGAGGTCACGGGCGATGGGGTGGGTGAGCAGGTAGACCAGGGCCATCGCGAGGAATCCGGAGGTGGAGATCACGCCGGCGCCGAACATGGTGACCCCGACGGTGGCCAGCATCTCGTCGGTGAGGTGGGCGTAGTCGGGGTCGTCGCGCAGCGCGGCGAGTTCGCCCATCAGGCCACATGTCGCCGGGTCGTCGAGCAGGGCCGTCATCCGGGCGATGTCCCGGTCCCAGTTGATCCTCGCGCCGGTGACCGGGCACGGCGAGTTCATGAAGGCGATGTCGAGGCTGCGCAGAAAGGGCGGGGCCTCGGTCTGCGGGATGCCGAGGATGCGGCAGTGCATCCCGGCGGAGTACGGCTCACAGAAGGCGCCGCGCAGGTCGGCCGTCGGTCCGTCCTCGACCATCCGGTCCACCAGGCGGTGCGCCTCCTCGCGCAGCCACTCCAGCAGGCCCGGCGACTTCGGGTTGAGCGCCTTCAGCACCGCCCTGCGCAGCCCGGCCCCCGTGATGTTGCCCATGTTGTTCACGACCTCGGGCGGGATCGTGAGCGCGTACTGCCGGGGGACTCCGGGGGCGGAGGTGTCCTTGAGGGAGAAGCGGTCGTCCTTCAGGACCTGCGCGCACAGGTCGTACGACGACACGAGCCAGGCCTCGTCGCCGGCGATGGTCCGCACGCGCCGCACGGGGGTGGTGGCGCGCAGCTCGGCGACCTCGGCGGGAACCTTGGTGCCGTCCCAGGAGAACGGGAAGTCGAGCAGGGGCGGGTGGTCGGCGCGGACGCCGGGGGCGGTGGTCATGCGGCGGTTCCTTCGAGGGCGGCGGGGGTGACGATGGCGTGGCCCTGGTTGCGGGAGGCGCGCAGTCCGGCGCCCCGGGAGTACAACAGCTCGGCCATCGGCAGCAGTTGGTGGTAGCAGTTGAGCGAGGAGGGCACCTTGAGGATGGCGGGGGTGTCCAGGAACAGCGGCGCCTCGGCGCACACGTACTCCAGGCACACGGCCCGCTGCCGTTCGGTCGGCGTCTCGCCACGCGCGCTGAGGAAACGATTCACCAGGGCGTCACAGACGGCCCGGAACGCCCCGTCGGAGGCCAGACGCGCCTTGAGGTGCTGGTGGATGTCCTGGTAGGCGGGGTTGGTGCGGAACTCGGACATCGGGTGCCAGTCCATCCGCAGCCCCTCCGGGTCGGCGGCCGACACCGCGTCCCGGACCTTGGCGCGCACGCCCCGCAGGTTCTTCACCGCCTTGCGCCGGGCCTCGTCCGGTGGATAGCCGGACGCCTCGTACATCTCGGCGACGTACAGGTCGGTGTAGACGAAGTCGACCCTGTCGAAGTGGTCCAGTCCCCAGCGGGCGAGGTCGTGCAGGCGGCGGGCGGAGAAATAGCTGTTGCCCGGGGACACGCCGATCACGGCATGCGCGCCCTCGCCGAGGATGACCTCGCAGTGGGAGGTGTAGGGCTGGACTTCGAAGACGTCGGCCATCAGCACGGATGCTGTGGTCAAAGGGGAAATCCTCCGCCGCGCGCTAGTCCCGGCGGGGCCCTGTGCCCCTGGTGTGGCGACGCGGCGCCCTCACGCTAGCGGTACGGAATCAGTACGTGCAGTTACTGCTTGGTTTTGGCTGAAAACAGTCGTATCAATGGTCGAAGTCGCCTACCGCACAGCTCCGTTGCGCGACCTAGGCTGGGGCCGTGGTCAAGGGATACGAGGATCGCGAGGATCCGGTGCGGGCGGCGTCCCGGCTCACCGGACGCCCGGTCACCGGCGCTGCGACGGGCTCCGGATCGCCGGCCGAGGTCACCCTGGACAGTGGCGCTCCGGTCATGGTCAAGCGGGGGCACGCTCCCGGGGCCGTACGCGCGGAGGTGGCGGGGCTGCGGTGGCTGGCCGCGGCGGACGCGGTCCGGGTGCCCGCGGTGCTCGGTCACGACGAACGCTGGATGGTGACGGAGCGGGTGGCGACCGGACGGCCGGACCCTGAGGCGGCGCATCATTTCGGCCAGGCCCTGGCCGCCCTGCACGCCTCGGGCGCTTCGGATTTCGGAGCTCCGCCGCCCGGCGGCCCCGAGGACGCCTTCATCGGCCTCGCCCCCATGCGCAACACGCCGGGCCGTGACTGGCCCGGCTGGTACGCCGAGCACCGCGTGCTGCCGTATGTGCGCAGCGCGGTCGACCGCGGCACGCTCGGCCCCGGCGAGGCCGCGCTGTTCGAGCGCGTCTGCGCACGACTGCCGGATCTCGCGGGACCCGCCGAGCCGCCCGCGCGCCTGCACGGTGACCTGTGGAACGGAAACGTGCTGTGGGGCGCCGACGGCGAGGTCCGCCTCATCGACCCGGCCGCGCACGGCGGACACCGGGAGACGGACCTGGCGATGCTCCAGCTCTTCGGCTGCCCCCATCTGGACCGGGTGCTCGCGGGGTACGAGGAGACGGCACCACTCGCGCCCGGCCGGCGCGACCGGGTGGGCGTGCACCAGCTGTTCCCGCTGCTGGTCCACGCCGTGCTGTTCGGACGCGGGTACACGGAACAGGCCTTGACGGTGGCACGGAGCGCGCTGTCGCTCGCGGAGTGACACGCTTTTCCGTCGCGGCAGCGCAACGCCCCGGGCTTCATCGGCGTCATCGGCCATGCAGGCACGCCGTGCTGCCAGGTTTTTCGACACCCCTCGGCCTGCGGTTACTCAGCGTGAGGAAACCAATCACCCGTTCGATTCGTATAAGGACGTGAAAGCCTAATCAGGGAGAGACCATGCAACCGTTCACGCTCAACTACGCGCGCCCCGCTGTGCAGTTGGACGTCACCATTCCGTATGCGTACGACTCCGGACTGCAGTTGAACGTCCTCCCGGACGGGCGGATCGCCGCCACCGACCACGCGACGCTGACGGCTCTGGGAACCACGACCTCGACGGCCGGTTCCAAGACGCACTTCGACGACTGAACGCGGGTCCCGGAAGATGACCGTGCTCATCCTGACCAGTGAAGAGGACGTGACGGCGGACATGGTGGTCCTCCGGCTGGGCGAGACCGGCGTGCCCGTCGTCCGGCTCGACCCCGCCGATCTGACCAACGGGGTGGCGCTGTCGGGCGAGTACGTGCAGGGCGCCTGCCGGGGACACCTGTCCGTCGGCGGGCGCCTGGTGAGCATGGGCGGCCTGCGCTCCGTCTGGGTGCGCAGGCCCGGCGACGCCGCCGCCCGCGCCCCCCAGCCGTCCGCCTGGCTGACCGAGGAGTCGGCACAGGCGCTCTACGGCATGCTGCGCACGACCGACGCGCGCTGGATGAACCATCCGGACGCGGCCCGCCGCGCGCGCCACAAGCCCTGGCAGCTGCGCCTGGCCCAGGACAGCGGACTCGCGGTGCCCGCCACGCTGATCACCACGTTCCCGCAGGCGGCCCGGGAGTTCGCCGAGCGCTTCCCGGATCTGGTGGTCAAGCCGGTGTCCGGCGCGCATCCGCAGGAGCCGCCGCGTGCCGTGCCGACCAGCCGGGTCGCCCCGGACACCGACTTCTCGGCGGTGGCCTACGGCCCGACGCTGCTGCAGCGCCGGATCGCCAAACGGGCCGACATCCGGCTCACCGTCGTCGGCGACACCCTGCTGGCCGCCCGCAAACCGGCCGACCCGGACGCCCACCCGGACGACGTGGACGTCCGCTTCGCCCCGTCGGTCTCTCCCTGGCTCCCCGCGGACGTGCCCCCACGCGTCGCCGAGGGCGTACGGCGGTACATGAGGGGCGCGGAACTGGCTTACGGCGCATTCGACTTCGCCGAGGACGCCGACGGGATCTGGTGGTTCCTGGAGTGCAACCAGTCGGGTCAGTTCGGGTTCGTCGAGATGGACACAGGTCAGCCCATCGCCGCGACGATCGCCAAGTGGCTCGCCGCGGACGGGGATCCGGACGGCAGGTGTGCGCGGGGCACCCGGAGCGCAGGCTGAAGACGGTGCGGGGATCGGCTCGGAGAAAGGAACGCCACATGCGTATCGGACTGCTGGGGACGGGCCCGTGGGCCCGGGCGGCGTACGCCCCCGCCCTCGCCGGGCACCCCGGCGTGGAGTTCGCCGGGGTGTGGGGCCGCCGGCCGGAGGCCGCCACCACGCTGGCCGAGCGGTACGACGTAACGGCATATGACGACGTGGACGCGCTGCTGGCCGGCGTGGACGCCGTCGCCGTGGCCCTGCCACCGTCCGTACAGGCCGAGTTCGCGGTGCGGGCCGCTCGGGCGGGCCGTCATCTGCTGCTGGACAAGCCGCTCGCGGTGTCGGTGGCCGACGGGCGGGCCGTCGTGGCCGCCGTCGAGCGGGCCGGGGTGGCCTCGGTCGTCTTCTTCACCGCCCGCTTCCAGAAGGAGCCGGACGCCTGGATCGAGGAACAGGCCGCAGTGGCGGGCTGGTTCACGGCCCGCGCGCAGTGGCTGGGGGCCGTGTTCACCACCGACAGCCCGTTCGCCGCCTCGCCGTGGCGACGGGAGAAGGGCGCGCTGTGGGACGTGGGTCCGCACGCGCTGTCGGTGCTGCTGCCGGTCCTCGGCGACGTACGGCAGGTCGTGGCGGCGGCGCACGGTCCGGCGGACACCGTGCATCTTGTCCTCGACCATGCCACCGGTGCGTCGAGCGCCCTCACCCTCAGCCTGACGGCGCCGCCGGCGGCGGCCGGGGCCGATGTGGAACTGCGGGGTGAGGCGGGCGTGGCGCTGATGCCGGGGAGTTCCGAAGGAGCGATCCCGGCGCTCTCCCGCGCCACCGACGCCCTGCTCACGGCCGCCCGCACGGGCCGCCCCCACGCCTGCGACGCCGCGTTCGGCCTCCGCGTCACCGAGATCCTGGCAACGGCGCAGGCACGCCTGACGGACGACAGGGACCTGGTCCCGGCCGACTGACCGGTGACCGGGCCGGCGGGCCCCTGGTGGCCGTGGACGCCGGCGCTCGGGGTGAGACGAAGCCGCTCCGGCTCACCCCGAGGCCGGGCCCCGGAACTCAGTAGCCGATGACGTCCGTGAAGCCGTGCCCGGATATGGCCTCTCCCGCGAGTGTGCCGGTCA
This region includes:
- a CDS encoding cytochrome P450; this translates as MTTAPGVRADHPPLLDFPFSWDGTKVPAEVAELRATTPVRRVRTIAGDEAWLVSSYDLCAQVLKDDRFSLKDTSAPGVPRQYALTIPPEVVNNMGNITGAGLRRAVLKALNPKSPGLLEWLREEAHRLVDRMVEDGPTADLRGAFCEPYSAGMHCRILGIPQTEAPPFLRSLDIAFMNSPCPVTGARINWDRDIARMTALLDDPATCGLMGELAALRDDPDYAHLTDEMLATVGVTMFGAGVISTSGFLAMALVYLLTHPIARDLLRDRPDLIGPGVEELLRVNLSIGDALPRLALEDVRLGDVDIRAGELVLVLVEGANLDPEKFPDPHRFDVHRDNTADHLSFGGGAHYCPATALGRAHARIALEVLLDRLPDLALAVPPGQLVWRTGFMKRIPERLPVTW
- a CDS encoding TetR/AcrR family transcriptional regulator is translated as MVRAGLTTERLVHAGAELADEVGFDQVTVSALARRFDVKVASLYSHLKNSQDLKTRIALLALEELADRAADALAGRAGKDALVAFADVYRDYARAHPGRYTAARHPLDPEAAAASAGGRHAQMTRAILRGYDLAEPDQTHAVRLLGSVFHGFVALETAGGFSHSTPDSEESWNRILQALDSLLRNWPTP
- a CDS encoding SCO6745 family protein; translated protein: MADAMARALWERYEPVHDLVYFTPEVRRTADALGMRGFWMGYFALRAAPLGAVPPSVVTSCFYVFHPARVARALPDAWTYAAPADVLVARQDALHAAMTRLFGPDTVGSAEFTEAADLAWEAAAAADTTGRVLAAANQALERPDRPTARLWQGLTTLREHRGDGHVAVLVSQGIGPVEAMVLKAAAGESDGAFLRETRKWDEADWEAAGVRLRERSLLAADGSLTPAGAAVRAEVEALTDAAAEQAWAALGTDRSARLAGLLDPLAHMVEASGLLPPGNPVGLTRRSHPAGR
- a CDS encoding LacI family DNA-binding transcriptional regulator; translated protein: MATIQDVAKAAGVSAMTVSHVINDRPHVRPATRERVLAAMARLDYRVNVAARNLRKGRTGTIRLAVPEVNRPYYGRLAGAVIAAAGRHGLRVSIEQTEARRENELAALPQSRKRLCDGLILSTVGMGPADVEALRVDHPVVILGERIFGGPVDHVAMPDVEASAAATGHLIERGCRRVAVVCGELRDEVDVSSPRHSGYRQAVAAAGLPGDPELVRSVPALTMAAGPGRRGRWSRTGWNSTVCSV
- a CDS encoding glycoside hydrolase family 27 protein; amino-acid sequence: MAMVDRPLPDRRLRPPMGWNSWDCYGTTVTEDEVLGNARFMAGHLLAHGWDTVVVDIQWYEPTARAHGYNADAPLVLDAYGRQLPAPNRFPSAAGGAGFAPLARRVHDLGLRFGLHIMRGVPRRAVAARLPVLGTEFTADEIADTGSVCPWNSDNFGLDHDHPGAQAYYDSQVAQFAAWGVDFVKADDMLFPYHEREIAAYARAVERCGRPIELSLSPGTDVSLARLDHLREHATMWRVCDDLWDRWEDVEAQFARMARWAPWQGRGGWADADMLPLGRIGIRAERGEDRLSRLTRPEQISLLTLWLVSRSPLMMGGDLPTSPPETVELLTNDEALAVLMHSTGNREVLREGDLVLWTARDTDGRTRYAAVFSLADRPRRYEVPLGSIGARPADRVRELWTRTAVAHDGRHLAVDLPAHGGALCRLAQDG
- a CDS encoding GDSL-type esterase/lipase family protein, translated to MTPETQADTMHTTPLTAELVRGALDLERTAHGLLPHRLPARARAQCADPQLAMAESQPSGVRLVFRTRATTVELDTLPTKRVYVGAPPRPDGVYEVLVDGRPAGSGRVTGGSTLTIDMTTGTTEHRPGPVGTVRFSGLPGTEKVVEIWLPHDETTELVALRTDAPLEAVPDQGRKIWLHHGSSISHGSDAASPTTTWPALAASLGGVDLINLGLSGSALLDPFTARALRDTPADLISVKLGINVVNADLMRLRAFGPAVHGFLDTIRDGHPDTPLLVVSPILCPIHEDTPGPSLPDFTTVSEGRLRFRAAGDPAEKASGKLTLQVVREELARIVRERSAEDPRLSYLDGRELYGEADFGELPLPDGLHPDAAAHRRIGERFAALAFAPGGPFGDGTA
- a CDS encoding class F sortase, with amino-acid sequence MAADPSSPTSAESRADGRSSGRGGRRLTLWGVAIVVLAVSLFGGHHTSDGSAQASRAAGSSAAAQADPQQTDPLKSDPKQIEPQRTDPQQADPHQDDTELPRSTPTRLLIPKIAVDAPFTTLNIGASGQLEPPPAGDTNLVGWYAKGASPGEKGTAIIAGHVDTKTSAAVFANLNELQPGDRFTVERADGRDADFVVDDKETFAKDAFPSERVYADAERPEVRLITCAGEYDHDAKDYTDNLVVFGHLV
- a CDS encoding tRNA-dependent cyclodipeptide synthase → MTTASVLMADVFEVQPYTSHCEVILGEGAHAVIGVSPGNSYFSARRLHDLARWGLDHFDRVDFVYTDLYVAEMYEASGYPPDEARRKAVKNLRGVRAKVRDAVSAADPEGLRMDWHPMSEFRTNPAYQDIHQHLKARLASDGAFRAVCDALVNRFLSARGETPTERQRAVCLEYVCAEAPLFLDTPAILKVPSSLNCYHQLLPMAELLYSRGAGLRASRNQGHAIVTPAALEGTAA